In Vanessa atalanta chromosome W, ilVanAtal1.2, whole genome shotgun sequence, a genomic segment contains:
- the LOC125075620 gene encoding uncharacterized protein LOC125075620, whose translation MAKQIAHKCYKCFRMKAQTINPIMGQLPEQRLDPGYPFQTTGVDYCGPLQAADRKGRGSKTIKNFLKQESLNLAQYMANEGIDFKFIPAYTPHFGGIWEAGVKSVKYHLLRVLGNARLTFEELYTVLVQIESILNSRPLSPISSDPNDLTPLTPGHFLVGRPLTALPTSSLINVNPNRLQRWELVEQLRQNFWIRWQKEYVSELQQRTKWKTSKGDLKEGTMVVIKDDALPPLKWSLGRVRRVFPGPDGVNRVADIETTKGLTRRAFNKICPLPINEAVETQDFNVGGHVKDQRGTGEMSAPPRSTDELAH comes from the exons ATGGCTAAACAGATCGCACACAAATGCTACAAGTGTTTCAGAATGAAAGCTCAAACGATTAACCCTATCATGGGTCAGTTGCCGGAGCAGCGACTCGACCCAGGTTACCCGTTTCAAACAACAGGCGTAGATTACTGCGGTCCTTTACAAGCTGCCGATAGGAAAGGACGTGGATCTAAAACTATCAAG aatTTCTTAAAACAAGAATCTCTAAATTTAGCTCAGTATATGGCAAACGAAGGCATAGACTTTAAGTTCATACCCGCCTATACTCCTCATTTTGGAGGCATATGGGAGGCGGGCGTTAAATCTGTTAAATACCATCTATTGAGAGTATTAGGAAACGCTCGTTTAACATTTGAAgaattatatacagttttagTTCAAATAGAATCAATATTGAATTCTCGTCCTCTATCACCAATTTCCTCAGATCCTAACGACCTTACTCCTCTCACTCCTGGTCATTTTCTAGTTGGACGTCCTTTAACAGCGCTGCCTACATCTAGCCTAATCAACGTAAATCCCAATAGACTACAACGTTGGGAACTAGTAGAACAGCTACGTCAGAATTTTTGGATACGCTGGCAGAAGGAGTACGTGTCTGAACTTCAACAAAGGACCAAGTGGAAGACTTCTAAGGGCGATCTGAAGGAAGGGACAATGGTCGTGATCAAGGATGATGCACTGCCTCCGTTGAAGTGGAGCCTTGGACGAGTTCGTCGAGTGTTCCCAGGTCCTGACGGAGTTAATCGTGTTGCAGACATAGAAACCACTAAAGGCCTGACAAGACgagcattcaataaaatttgtccACTACCAATCAATGAGGCTGTTGAAACCCAAGATTTCAACGTCGGGGGGCATGTTAAGGATCAGCGCGGGACGGGGGAGATGAGCGCCCCACCGCGGTCGACAGACGAGCTAGCTCATTAG